The following are from one region of the Rubripirellula tenax genome:
- a CDS encoding alpha/beta hydrolase codes for MQTTNVASQPLDKSWNPTITAALITVLWTTSAHCDAPAQSVRLWSGHAPGETSAELGTQLDKGDSITRIKNTTAPTLDVFLAEHPNGTAVVVLPGGGFGYVVTDLEGSEAAAFLNAMGVSVFVLRYRTGDNQRDNVWQKPVQDAQRAIRTIRANASKWSIDQDRVGVLGFSAGGQASAFLLTAKEAMYESTDPIDENLWCPNFGTLVYPWRLLNESGRLKHGIEVTESTPKTIIIHTHDDPAADSLGSVAFDTKLKKHNVDAELHIYRTGGHGYGLRRREDSVIDQWPAIVSDWLRLQGLASASK; via the coding sequence CTGATTACGGTTCTATGGACAACATCGGCACACTGCGACGCGCCTGCGCAATCGGTTCGACTGTGGTCCGGCCACGCCCCCGGCGAGACTAGCGCCGAACTGGGAACGCAACTCGACAAAGGGGACTCCATCACCCGAATCAAAAACACTACCGCGCCGACTTTGGATGTCTTTCTCGCCGAACATCCCAATGGAACCGCAGTGGTCGTGTTGCCCGGTGGCGGATTCGGATATGTGGTCACTGATCTTGAAGGCAGCGAAGCGGCGGCTTTCCTGAACGCAATGGGAGTCTCCGTTTTTGTGCTGCGCTATCGAACCGGCGACAATCAACGCGACAACGTTTGGCAAAAACCGGTGCAAGACGCCCAACGCGCCATTCGCACGATTCGCGCAAACGCGTCGAAGTGGTCGATCGATCAAGACAGGGTAGGCGTGCTTGGCTTTTCGGCAGGAGGTCAGGCGTCCGCTTTTTTGTTGACGGCCAAGGAAGCCATGTACGAATCGACGGATCCGATCGACGAAAATTTGTGGTGTCCCAATTTTGGGACTCTCGTATATCCGTGGCGATTGCTGAATGAATCCGGAAGGCTGAAACATGGCATCGAAGTCACAGAATCGACGCCAAAGACCATCATCATTCACACGCACGATGACCCAGCCGCCGACTCACTTGGAAGTGTTGCGTTTGATACCAAGCTAAAAAAGCACAACGTCGATGCCGAACTTCACATCTACCGAACCGGCGGCCACGGATATGGCCTGCGTCGGCGCGAAGATAGCGTGATCGATCAGTGGCCAGCGATTGTCAGCGATTGGTTGCGACTTCAAGGACTTGCTTCGGCGTCCAAGTGA